AGATGGGAAAATTGAAGGTTTGCTAGAATATAAAGATGAAAAATATGATGTAAAAACGACTTCAATGTTTAAAAATGATGAATTAGATGGAGAAACAATTATTTATTTAAATGAAAAAACTACTTTAACTTTTAATATGAAAAACAATTTATTGAATGGCGAACATGTTCAAAATTTTGGAGAATATAGTTTAATAGTTAATTTTAAAGATGGAAGAGTAGTAGGAGATTGCTATATAGTTGAAAAAAATGTTAAAAAAATTCATGGTAAGGCAGATGAAAGTGGTCTTCTTATAAGATATTTAGACCATTTCAAAGTACATGAAGGAGATACTATAAAAGGTTACTATAAAGTCATATTAAAAGGTGCAGATAAAGAAATGATGCAAATTGTAACTAAGGCTAATGGTCAAATAAGAAGATATGGAAGGTTAAACGAATATCAAGGTGGCGGAGAATATATTGAGTTAAAATCAGCAGATAAAAAATAAAATATTTTGTAAAAAGACATTTAGTTTAAAGACTTGTGTCTTTTTTTATTTAAAATAATAAAAAAAATATAAATATAAAAACATTTTTTAAGATAAATATACTAATAAAATATATTAATTAATTGTAAAATATGATATAATAATTAGATATGGACAGAAAGGAGAAATATGGAGTTAACAAGTAAAGAAAGAAACTTTTTGAGAAAAAAAGCAAGTAACTTAGAACCTGTTGTTAGAATAGGTAAATTAGGAATAAGCGATACTGTGTTAGAAAATATAAAGCAAGTTATTGATAAGCAAGAATTAATAAAAGTTAAGATATTGAATAATTCAGAAGAAAGTGTTTCCTATGAACTAAGCAGTAAGATTGAAAAGTATACTGGTGCAGTTGGAGTCTATTTAATAGGAAATATTATGATATTTTTTAAGAAAAAAGTAGATGAAAAAAATCAAAAAGGACCTATAACCCAAGAATTTTATGATTTTAGAAATAGGAGTAAAAAATGAGTGGCGGCATAATATTTGGTAATAAAATAATAGATATAGTGTTTTTGTCAATGATGATTGCACAAATGATAAAAATATTTATACCAGTATTAAAAGGTAAAAAACCAGAATTTTCAAAGTTATTTGAAACAGGTGGTATGCCTAGTTCACATTCAGCAAGTGTAATAAGTCTTTGTACTTGCATCTCTATTATATATGGAACAACTAGCATATATTTTGCAATGACTATGGTTATAGCAACAATAGTTATGTATGATGCTACAGGAATAAGAAGAGAAGCAGGTAGACATGCAAAAATACTAAATAAAATTATATTAAGTGATTTAAAATTATTCAAAACAAAAGAATTTAAAGAATTTAAAGAGTTTTTAGGACATACACCTTTAGAAGTTTTAGGTGGAATGATTTTAGGAATATTAGTCCCATATATGTTTGGGTGGTATTTAGTATGAAAAAAAGATTAGACCATATATTACAAGAAAAAGGGTACTTTGATACAAGAGAGAAAGCTAAAAGAGCAATAATGGCTGGAGAAGTTATAGTCAATGAAATGGCAGTAACTAAAGCTGGTACAATGTTTAAAGAAGAAAACATTAAAAGTATCAGGGTAAAAACAAAAATAAATTATGTTAGTCGTGGCGGACTTAAATTAGAAGGAGCTATTAAAATTTGGGATATTGATTTTAAAGATTTAATAGTGTTAGATATAGGATCTTCAACTGGTGGATTTACGGATTGTAGTTTAAAAAATGGAGCTAAATTTGTATATGCAGTAGACGTGGGAACTAATCAATTAGATTATAGTTTAAGAATGAATGACAAAGTTAAAAGTATAGAAAACAGACATATTAATAAATTGGGAGAAGAAGACCTAGATTTAGGTTTGGCAGATGCAGTAGTTGCGGATGTTTCCTTTATATCTTTAACAAAGATAATAGAATATGTTCATAAATTTTCAAAAGAAAATTCGTTTTGCGTACTTTTAATAAAACCACAGTTTGAAGTAGGAAAAGAAAACATTGCTAGAAATGGTATAGTAAAAGATGAAAATTGGAGAGATTTTGCTATAAAAAAAGTAGTTAAAGTAATGAAAGAATATGATTATGAAATTGTTGGTATAAATGAGTCTCCTATAAAAGGGACAAAAGGAAACATTGAGTATTTAATGTACGCAAGAAAGAAGAGGAATTAATGTTATACATAGTAGCTACTCCTATTGGAAATTTAGAAGATATTAGCATGAGAGCATTAAGAATATTGAAAGAAGTTGATTATATTTTTGCTGAAGATACAAGGGTAACAAGAAAATTATTGAGTGCTTATGAAATCAAAAATACTGTTTATCAGTATCATGAACATAATAAAAGGCATCAAATAGATAATATATTGAGTTTATTGAAAAATGAAAAAAATGTGGCATTAGTTACAGATGCAGGAACTCCTTGTATATCAGATCCGGGTTATGAATTAGTTGATGAAGTATTAAATGAAGGAATTAAGGTAGTAGGAATACCGGGAGCTTCTTCTATAATAACGGCAGCTAGTATATCGGGGTTAAGTATGAGAAGAATTGCCTATGAAGGTTTTTTACCTAAGAAAAAAGGCAGACAAACTCTTTTAAATAAATTAAAAGAAGAAGATAGAACTATAATAATTTTAGAATCTCCAAATAGAATATTGAAGACATTAAAAGACATAAATACATATTTAGGAAATAGATATGTGGTAATAGCACGAGAAATAACAAAAATGTATGAAGAAGTTATTCGTGGCTATGTAGAAGAACTAATAGAAAAATTAGAGACTAAACCTATAAAAGGAGAAATAGTCTTAATAATTAAGGAATTAGAGTAATGGATATACAAAAAACAAATATAAACTGGTATCCTGGACATATGAAAAAAACAATGGATATGTTCAAAGAGCAGTTAAAACAGGTTGACCTTATAATAGAAATATTAGATGCGAGAATACCTTTATCAAGTAAGAACCCAGAAGTTGAAAAATTAGTAAAGCATAAAAAAAGAATAATAATTTTAAACAAAATGGATTTAGTTGATAAAAATGATTTTTTTAAGTGGGAAGAATATTTTTTGGCTAATAATTTAGCAGATAAAATAATACCTATGAGTGTTGAAAAAGGTTTTAATATAAAAGAATTAAGAACTGAAATAGACACTATGTACAAAGAAAAATTAGAAAAAAAGAAAAAAAGAGGTTTAATAAAAACTGAGATTAGAGCAATGGTAGTAGGAATACCCAATGTTGGAAAGTCTAAGTTTATTAATAAAATATCATCAACAAGTAAAGCAGGGGTAGGAAACTTGCCTGGATTTACTAGGGGTAAACA
This is a stretch of genomic DNA from Oceanivirga salmonicida. It encodes these proteins:
- a CDS encoding YhbY family RNA-binding protein, yielding MELTSKERNFLRKKASNLEPVVRIGKLGISDTVLENIKQVIDKQELIKVKILNNSEESVSYELSSKIEKYTGAVGVYLIGNIMIFFKKKVDEKNQKGPITQEFYDFRNRSKK
- a CDS encoding divergent PAP2 family protein yields the protein MSGGIIFGNKIIDIVFLSMMIAQMIKIFIPVLKGKKPEFSKLFETGGMPSSHSASVISLCTCISIIYGTTSIYFAMTMVIATIVMYDATGIRREAGRHAKILNKIILSDLKLFKTKEFKEFKEFLGHTPLEVLGGMILGILVPYMFGWYLV
- a CDS encoding TlyA family RNA methyltransferase — protein: MKKRLDHILQEKGYFDTREKAKRAIMAGEVIVNEMAVTKAGTMFKEENIKSIRVKTKINYVSRGGLKLEGAIKIWDIDFKDLIVLDIGSSTGGFTDCSLKNGAKFVYAVDVGTNQLDYSLRMNDKVKSIENRHINKLGEEDLDLGLADAVVADVSFISLTKIIEYVHKFSKENSFCVLLIKPQFEVGKENIARNGIVKDENWRDFAIKKVVKVMKEYDYEIVGINESPIKGTKGNIEYLMYARKKRN
- the rsmI gene encoding 16S rRNA (cytidine(1402)-2'-O)-methyltransferase encodes the protein MLYIVATPIGNLEDISMRALRILKEVDYIFAEDTRVTRKLLSAYEIKNTVYQYHEHNKRHQIDNILSLLKNEKNVALVTDAGTPCISDPGYELVDEVLNEGIKVVGIPGASSIITAASISGLSMRRIAYEGFLPKKKGRQTLLNKLKEEDRTIIILESPNRILKTLKDINTYLGNRYVVIAREITKMYEEVIRGYVEELIEKLETKPIKGEIVLIIKELE
- the ylqF gene encoding ribosome biogenesis GTPase YlqF is translated as MDIQKTNINWYPGHMKKTMDMFKEQLKQVDLIIEILDARIPLSSKNPEVEKLVKHKKRIIILNKMDLVDKNDFFKWEEYFLANNLADKIIPMSVEKGFNIKELRTEIDTMYKEKLEKKKKRGLIKTEIRAMVVGIPNVGKSKFINKISSTSKAGVGNLPGFTRGKQWITVNNKFYLLDTPGVLWPKFDSHETALNLAITGSIKDDILSLEQVCISLVKKMKEYNIINNILKAYNIENLENIENADDYELLKAIEKRLLIHNTKEHDYEIISQKILRDYRTGKLGKFFLELPKSPKKEGK